Proteins from a single region of Clupea harengus chromosome 5, Ch_v2.0.2, whole genome shotgun sequence:
- the btg2 gene encoding protein BTG2, giving the protein MNHSYGTKAEMGPEVTAASNFVSRLLRTRGYLSEQQLSVFRDCLTQALSEHYQQHWFPDRPQKGSGYRCIRINHEMDPIISKAATRIGVPCEQLFTLLPRELTLWIDPYEVSYRIGEDGSICVLYEAEAPKTSTAPANLSASPFDQTCKNQFLMGGRNSPPKNYLINVSS; this is encoded by the exons ATGAACCACAGCTACGGAACCAAAGCAGAAATGGGCCCCGAGGTAACCGCCGCGTCGAACTTTGTTTCCAGACTGCTGAGAACAAGGGGCTATCTCAGCGAGCAACAGCTTTCGGTTTTCAGGGATTGTCTCACGCAAGCTTTGTCAG AACACTACCAGCAGCACTGGTTCCCCGACAGACCACAGAAGGGATCTGGTTATCGATGCATCCGCATTAACCACGAAATGGACCCCATAATTTCTAAAGCTGCAACTAGGATCGGAGTACCTTGTGAACAGCTGTTCACGCTTCTGCCACGGGAGTTGACCCTCTGGATTGACCCCTACGAGGTCTCCTATCGGATCGGGGAGGATGGTTCCATATGTGTTTTGTATGAAGCAGAGGCCCCTAAAACCAGCACCGCACCAGCCAACCTCAGTGCTTCCCCATTTGATCAGACTTGCAAGAATCAGTTTCTGATGGGTGGTCGTAATAGCCCTCCCAAAAACTACCTGATTAATGTGTCCAGCTAA
- the LOC116220487 gene encoding uncharacterized protein LOC116220487: MGCRLSGPWYGDGMGVSSRDLSHIRKKDALRILARYEQPIMLQIDGRQGRSLHLHRTSDCSTQTERPWDPLRGLGCGVASTMPRNHPYPDRLYYNHMSLPRDLREGARYEYLPNAPRDMEDMQRLNYQDPQMPSRVPPGHNCLIGCCNANLDEPSSFQSQTEDEDFVQDKQVGYLPLHHELDSGLGWTDGSFHQGELSGVETEEGLEECHAHMGGGGGGSPSSESFISSELSDSGFYSVSTGEFLRFQRLLEKRMRLYNARMHHQGELCTRERRDSQKVHRELEAIPEALTVQPQNHFGPTVDGPAVCQRGLFRVSSVQFRKAERPCLNRHSSSSGSLLDPHASLSTCSTPSGQRRPMPPQSASVGTLRRSRTLHHRPSSMEPRRRASHPSSPNYCSATLHHCSDSGQGSGVTPEFQTERELVQSHPADFANVMQPHARMPPAQEHHYPTHRELYGDHGPKPLTDYRQESRPDQSYIAELAAARERERERERERERERERERERERERERERETERVRERERVARFHTLGHTPSQSQDIHETWPKPAVRQGSVGGGGLYSTLEAHMPEPGSRKASSGNPRALRNQLLRDRASRLADERGGMSTDEESEVRTGRYWSRTERREHMIQRQQQQHQHQQQHQQQQARFGGGAGATYGGGGGSSSGSVKGGALGDGRCSTVLELSQRKLSRQHNRKFLDDWTTVEELLSHGTRLGSGEEIFCPSSLLTVTTV; the protein is encoded by the exons ATGGGCTGCAGGCTGTCTGGGCCGTGGTATGGGGATGGAATGGGG GTCAGCAGCCGGGACCTGAGCCACATCCGCAAGAAGGATGCCCTGCGCATCCTGGCCCGCTACGAGCAGCCAATCATGTTGCAGATTGATGGGCGACAAGGCAGGAGCCTGCACTTGCACCGGACATCCGACTGTAGCACGCAGACGGAGCGGCCCTGGGACCCCCTCAGGGGTCTGGGCTGTGGGGTGGCATCCACAATGCCCCGGAACCACCCCTATCCAGACAG GCTCTACTACAACCACATGAGTCTGCCTCGTGACCTGCGAGAGGGGGCCAGGTACGAATACCTGCCTAACGCGCCACGAGACATGGAGGACATGCAGCGCCTTAACTACCAG GATCCTCAGATGCCCAGCAGAGTGCCCCCAGGACATAACTGCTTAATTGGCTGCTGCAACGCCAACCTGGATGAGCCAAGCAGCTTCCAGAGCCAG ACGGAGGACGAGGACTTTGTGCAAGATAAGCAAGTGGGCTACCTGCCCCTGCACCACGAGCTGGACAGCGGCCTGGGCTGGACAGATGGAAGCTTCCACCAGGGGGAGCTCTCGGGtgtagagacagaggagggccTAGAGGAGTGCCACGCCCACATGGGAGGCGGCGGAGGAGGCTCTCCTTCCTCCGAATCGTTTATCTCCTCCGAGCTGAGTGACTCTGGCTTCTACAGCGTCAGTACGGGGGAGTTCCTCCGTTTCCAGCGGCTTCTGGAGAAGCGCATGCGCCTCTACAATGCTCGTATGCACCACCAGGGGGAGCTGTGCACGCGGGAGCGGCGCGACAGCCAGAAGGTCCACCGAGAACTAGAGGCCATTCCAGAGGCTCTGACGGTCCAGCCCCAGAACCATTTCGGGCCCACGGTGGACGGCCCAGCGGTCTGCCAACGTGGCCTGTTTCGGGTGTCGTCAGTGCAGTTCCGGAAGGCTGAGCGTCCATGCCTGAACCGCCACAGCTCCAGCAGCGGCTCACTGTTAGACCCTCACGCCAGCCTGTCCACCTGCAGCACCCCATCTGGGCAGCGAAGGCCAATGCCGCCCCAGAGTGCATCCGTGGGGACGCTGAGGAGGAGTCGGACCCTGCACCACCGACCCTCATCCATGGAGCCCCGGCGCCGTGCTAGCCACCCTTCATCCCCCAACTACTGCAGCGCCACCCTACACCACTGTAGTGACAGTGGCCAGGGCAGCGGAGTCACTCCTGAGTTCCAGACGGAAAGAGAGCTGGTCCAATCACATCCTGCCGACTTCGCCAACGTTATGCAGCCACATGCGCGAATGCCCCCCGCCCAGGAGCATCACTACCCCACTCACAGAGAACTGTATGGGGACCATGGCCCCAAACCTCTGACCGACTACCGCCAAGAGAGCAGACCGGATCAGAGCTACATTGCTGAGCTTGCAGCAGCACGTGAGCGAGagcgagaacgagagagagagagagaaagggaacgagagcgagagcgagagcgagaaagggaacgagagcgagagagggagactgaaagAGTGCGGGAACGCGAGCGGGTAGCACGCTTCCATACCCTTGGCCACACCCCGTCCCAATCCCAAGACATCCACGAGACCTGGCCCAAGCCGGCCGTGCGGCAGGGGTCGGTTGGTGGCGGCGGGCTCTACAGCACACTGGAGGCCCACATGCCTGAGCCCGGCTCGCGGAAAGCCTCGTCAGGGAACCCACGGGCGCTCCGGAACCAGCTCCTGCGAGACCGCGCCTCACGGCTAGCCGACGAGCGCGGTGGCATGAGCACGGACGAGGAGAGCGAGGTGCGCACGGGCCGCTACTGGAGCCGCACAGAGCGCCGCGAGCACATGATCCAgaggcagcagcaacagcatcagcatcagcagcagcatcagcagcagcaggcccgcTTCGGAGGAGGGGCGGGGGCCACCTACGGCGGCGGAGGAGGAAGCAGCAGCGGGAGCGTCAAAGGTGGCGCCCTGGGAGATGGACGCTGCAGCACTGTGCTGGAGCTCAGTCAGCGAAAGCTGAGTCGCCAGCACAACCGGAAGTTTCTGGATGACTGGACCACGGTGGAGGAGTTGCTGTCGCATGGCACGCGGCTGGGCAGCGGCGAGGAGATCTTCTGCCCCAGCTCTCTGCTCACGGTCACCACTGTGTAG